Genomic DNA from bacterium:
CACAACAATTGGTGCGGGACGTGCAATGGATACAGATTTGGTTAGAATAAAAAAATCAATTACGAGCGGTGAGTATGAAAAGTTACCACCATTTGTTGAATTATTTAATCATGTCAATCAAAACGACAGCACCCTTCATGCTATGGGACTTTTAAGTGATGGTGGAATACACAGTCATCAAGACCATCTATTTGCATTTATTCGTGCTGCAAAAAACGCTGGAGTAAAAAAACTAGCTATTCATGTCTTTACAGATGGTCGTGATGTTCCCCCACAAAGTGCTTCAAAGTATATTGCAGACCTTCAAGCAGTTATCAAAGAAGTTGGTCTTGGATTTATCGCAACTATTTCTGGTAGATACTACGCGATGGATCGTGATAACAATGCAGAGAGACTAGCAAAAGCTGAGGATGCTATTTACAACACCAAAGGAAATCTTTGTGAAATAAATCCAGTAGATTATTTGGAAAATCTTTATAAAGAAGAGAAGATTGATGAACTACTAGAGCCAATTGTTTGTAAGAATACTATTGGAGGAATTACCAATGGTACAGAAGTGATAGGCGCTCCGATAAATGAACATGATGGTATTTTCTTTTACAACTTTAGAGCAGACCGTGCACGCCAATTAACAAGAAGTATTCTAGCAAAAGCAAAGTCTATGGATTTATCTTTTGTAGGAATGGCTTCATATGGTGATGAGTTTAATTATCCCGTTGTATTCCCTTCTCTACTTATCGAAACGACTCTTGCAAAAGAAATTTCTCAAGACGGTTTTACTCAAGCTCATATTGCAGAAACAGAAAAGTTTCCTCATGCTACATATTTTCTAAATGGTGGAGTTGAGAAACCATATCCTGGAGAATCACATATTCTTTTAGCAAGCCACAAAGATGTTCCTACACATGACTTAGCACCAAAAATGCGAGCTGAAGGAATTGCTGATAAGGCGATTGAGCAAATAGAAGCAGGCACTGATTTTATCTTTATAAACTTTGCCAATGCTGACATGATTGGCCACACAGCAAATGTTCCAGCTATAATTGAGTCTGTAGAGGAAGCTGATAAGCAATTAGGACGAGTAGTTGATGCAGCCGTTGCACGTGGTGGTATAGTGTTTATTACAGCTGATCATGGAAACGCTGAATTAAATATTGATCAAACAACTGGAAAGAAACATACATCACATACAACAAACTTGGTCCCGATGATTGTAACAGACAAAGAAATAAAATTACGTGAGAAAGGCAATTCAACAAACACAGCAACGTTTGGTGTTCCAACACTAGCTGATATTGCACCAACTATTTTTGATGAGATGCAAATCAAGAAGCCGGATTTCATGACGGGAGAAAGTTTGATTGTGAAATAGTACTTACCACAAGTATCGTTCTGCAACAAAAAAGTATGCTCTCAAGCATACTTTTTTGTTGACTCTTTAATATCAAACGATTTACGCAGCCAACTTTTCTAATATCTTAATCTCCTCCTCTAGGTGATGCTCGTCTGTTTTCAATTTAGTAATTTCTTGTTCTTCCATTCTCTTTCTACTTATTGCAACAGCCAATTCCTTTACATGATTCTCTGTTGTTTTGTCTGAATAAGCCTTTAAACTAGTTACCTTTTGTATTTCAGTTTCAATATCCTTAATTTTATTTCTAAGCTCTCTAATCTTCATATCAAAGTTCTCTACAGTCTTAGGGGCTGATAACCTAACAACATTACCTTCGAGCCTCCTAAACTCCACATTTCTTCTAGCTAGCTCATCCTTAATTATTCTTAATTTAATATTCCTTGACTGAATATCTTGCTTTGCACGAGTTTGCTGATCTTTCTTTCTTTGTTCCGCAATCTGCTTAAGTCTCATCTGTTCAGATGCACCAGCATCAAACCCAAGCGCTTGCTTATGTTGTGAAAAACTATCTCCTTGTTGATATCCAAATGTCATATTGATTACATTATACATCATTCATCATTTATACATAAATTTATAGAAGATGTTTTGTATATAATAATACTATTCAATTGAATCAAAAAACACTAAATCATATTTCTCCTTTAAAATAACGGAAGATGAAGTCTTGTTGAATTTGATACCTATGTCCCTATCTTCCTTTAGTTCTGGAGTACTTTGAACTGTGTTGGATACCAAGCTGCTAAAACTATTCTCGATTTTTTGATTACTGATCCTAAATCGTCTATATATATTTGCAAAATTAATGTTATAAATATTATCATTTCTAAACTCCGTCCGTTTATCATTGGAGGCCAACCTACTATTCATTTGAATCATAGACTCAATAACAAACACGGCAAAGGTTACAAAAACCGCACAATAAATCACAATCTCTATCAAAGTGAATCCTTGCTTAAAATTTGTATTTATTTTTTTATATATCATGCGGGAATTAATTCAAAAATTATTGGTGTTATTGATTCTGTTGAAGTCCCATTCATTTTGTAATTTGATCCAACTCCAAAAATTTTATCCCCAACACACTCTAAATCTATTATCGAACTTGTGGTATTAATTGTCTGTATTATTTTAGACAAATCAAAACTATCTCTAATTTGAATTTTAGAATTATTCTTTCCGGCTGCAATAAATAAATTTCTGCCAGAGATAAGCATTGAATATATACCTTCATTAACATCTATAGAATTTACTAAATCATAGACAAAACTTACAGCTGTGTTCTGGTTCAAGTTCTTGGTACTTGTAGAATAATCCCTATCTATATTAATCTTGAACAGTTCGTTATTTCCAGCTGTCCTTCCAACATAAATTGAGCCATTATCTTGAATCAAACTCCTTACATTTCCAAGTGATCCAAACAGATCAAATGAGCTTACAGATGGAGCAAACGGAAATAAAGTC
This window encodes:
- the gpmI gene encoding 2,3-bisphosphoglycerate-independent phosphoglycerate mutase, encoding MNNTQDADYGVTETDGTAVAERHHLRKPIILIVLDGWGYREDKKDNAIAEANTPRFKEFWNTYPHTLLDASGLAVGLPEGQMGNSEIGHTTIGAGRAMDTDLVRIKKSITSGEYEKLPPFVELFNHVNQNDSTLHAMGLLSDGGIHSHQDHLFAFIRAAKNAGVKKLAIHVFTDGRDVPPQSASKYIADLQAVIKEVGLGFIATISGRYYAMDRDNNAERLAKAEDAIYNTKGNLCEINPVDYLENLYKEEKIDELLEPIVCKNTIGGITNGTEVIGAPINEHDGIFFYNFRADRARQLTRSILAKAKSMDLSFVGMASYGDEFNYPVVFPSLLIETTLAKEISQDGFTQAHIAETEKFPHATYFLNGGVEKPYPGESHILLASHKDVPTHDLAPKMRAEGIADKAIEQIEAGTDFIFINFANADMIGHTANVPAIIESVEEADKQLGRVVDAAVARGGIVFITADHGNAELNIDQTTGKKHTSHTTNLVPMIVTDKEIKLREKGNSTNTATFGVPTLADIAPTIFDEMQIKKPDFMTGESLIVK